GTTGGAATTTTACCGGGGCCTGGCCTTTTTGGCTACATTGGCCCTGGCCGTGGTTTTGAATTTTCTTATCTTTTATTGTTTTAGCGCGGTGGCTTTTTGGGTGGTTGAAATTGGTTTTTTGTTTGAAGGGATTCGGATTGTCACCATCCTGCTCAGCGGCGGGATTTTTCCCCTGGAGGTTTTTGGCCCGCTGTTTATCCGGGCGTCAAACTTGCTGCCTTTTAAGTATACGGTTTATTACCCCATTAACGTGCTCAACGGCAGAATTTCTTTTATCGAAACGGTTCAGGGTGTGCTCGTCCAGAGTCTGTGGATTGTGGCCTGCCTGGTTATAGCTCATTATCTCTGGCGCGTCGGCAGCCGACGTTACGTAGCCGTCGGAGGTTAAAATGCGGGCGATTATTCGCGAAATCAAAAAACACATCTTGATTTATAGCCTGTTCATCAAAAACAGCTTGATGGCCCAGATGGAGTATCGTTTTAATTTCATCGGCAATATGGCCATGGAAACGGGCTATTTGTTTGTCAAATTATCTTACGTGGTGGTGGTCTACCGCTCAGGCGTGGAAATCAACGGCCTGTCGCCGGACGAAATTCTGTTGTTCATCGGCACCTTTGTCACGCTCACGGCCTGTTACGCCGGCTTGTTTATGCTCAATAATTTCCGCCTGCGCTTAAAAATTAGAGACGGCGAGTTGGACCTGCTCATGACCAAACCCGTGTCGCTACAATTTATGGTCACGCTCCGCATGACGGATATGACCATCTTTGCCGTAGACGCCATCGCCGGGCTGATCATAGTGGCCGTTGCCTGGGCCAGATTGAGCATCCCGCTCAATCTGGTCACCGTTGGGGGGTATGCGGGGTTTATGATCATCAGCGTCTTGGTGAGCTACAGCCTGTTCCTGCTGCCGCAAATCCTTTCCTTCTGGCTAATCAACACCAGCGCCATTGCCGAAGTGTCCGATTTGTTTTGGGACTTTAACAATATGCCCATGGATATTTATCCGCGTTGGATCCAACAACTGGGTATCTTTGTTTTGCCTATTTTTGTCATTTCCAATTTTCCCTCTATGTTTGTGTTGCAGCGAATGCCGCCTGTATACCTGGCCTGGGCGACCACTTTGCCGATTGTATTGTT
The nucleotide sequence above comes from Anaerolineae bacterium. Encoded proteins:
- a CDS encoding ABC-2 family transporter protein; this translates as MRAIIREIKKHILIYSLFIKNSLMAQMEYRFNFIGNMAMETGYLFVKLSYVVVVYRSGVEINGLSPDEILLFIGTFVTLTACYAGLFMLNNFRLRLKIRDGELDLLMTKPVSLQFMVTLRMTDMTIFAVDAIAGLIIVAVAWARLSIPLNLVTVGGYAGFMIISVLVSYSLFLLPQILSFWLINTSAIAEVSDLFWDFNNMPMDIYPRWIQQLGIFVLPIFVISNFPSMFVLQRMPPVYLAWATTLPIVLLVILRRLWKQGLKNYNSASS